One Tolypothrix bouteillei VB521301 DNA window includes the following coding sequences:
- a CDS encoding ATP-grasp domain-containing protein yields MIVLSESPEQLEPSASVSNIKVLTEAAQIVGCTVYSIPPDFERCSTAENALWHIPQYTQEMTGIWVGYIPELERYQAIYNAALYKGIKLVNSTLQHQTVTEFDLFYPYLKGLTPESLVIRSVEECAGTGELLGFPVFVKGAVQSRKKQGWKSCVANNLEELITLTEWLLKLKYGSRGKVIVRKFINLRYHRLAPNGFPMGREYRVFMYNGQVLEYGYYWDGKDDLSRLSQQEEKEVLSLATLASQRLNVPYIAIDIGQLENKEWVVVEVGDAQFSGTCHIPALELWNKLKNIDSQEKL; encoded by the coding sequence ATGATTGTTTTAAGTGAATCACCAGAACAATTAGAACCATCTGCAAGTGTCAGCAATATTAAAGTATTGACTGAGGCTGCTCAAATAGTGGGATGTACGGTCTATAGTATACCACCAGACTTTGAGCGTTGTAGCACGGCGGAAAATGCTTTATGGCATATTCCTCAATACACTCAAGAAATGACTGGTATTTGGGTAGGATACATCCCAGAACTTGAACGCTATCAAGCTATTTACAATGCAGCTTTATATAAAGGGATAAAACTGGTGAATTCAACATTACAACATCAGACAGTAACAGAATTTGATTTATTTTACCCGTATTTAAAAGGTTTAACTCCTGAAAGTCTTGTCATTAGATCCGTTGAGGAATGCGCTGGTACTGGTGAATTATTAGGATTTCCTGTTTTTGTTAAAGGTGCAGTTCAATCCAGAAAAAAACAGGGATGGAAGTCCTGTGTAGCGAATAATTTAGAAGAATTAATAACGCTTACAGAATGGTTGTTGAAACTTAAATATGGATCGCGTGGTAAAGTTATTGTCAGAAAATTTATTAATTTACGCTATCATCGCCTAGCTCCAAATGGCTTTCCCATGGGAAGAGAGTATAGAGTTTTTATGTATAACGGGCAAGTTTTAGAATACGGGTACTATTGGGATGGCAAGGATGATTTAAGCCGACTCTCACAACAAGAAGAAAAAGAAGTCTTAAGTTTAGCAACTTTAGCATCTCAGCGCCTTAATGTTCCTTATATCGCAATTGATATCGGACAATTAGAAAATAAAGAGTGGGTAGTCGTAGAGGTAGGCGATGCTCAATTTTCAGGAACCTGTCACATTCCTGCACTTGAGTTGTGGAACAAGTTAAAAAACATAGATTCTCAGGAGAAGCTATGA
- a CDS encoding RtcB family protein — protein sequence MPYEELELSTPSPVLSWANHPLGTEETKMAKNVASLPFVFKHVALMPDVHLGKGALVGSVLATKEAIIPAAVGVDIGCFVGETLIPLVDGKLYSIKDLAERNEEFIVYSCTSTGKVVAAKAKARLTRRNAPLVKVILDNGEEIICTPDHQFMLRDGNYEEAQHLQSGTSLMPFYSKTDKDGYTLVSQPYSGRWQKAHWIIARSGLLGKVPRFEEQRTVIHHQNFNESDNRPENLKFMGDRDHCAYHRSLVERNQHWQSPEFEQKRLAALAGKAATQAGYEYYAARGTRNILNYMQQKSEHFQQAVAGNGKRGQHYLVQYNQSDKGRKKSQEIANRYYTCDICNAQIKTPIGLHNHRKKEHQCDRKVLAVLSLDYTQNVYCLTVPEYHNFALKAGVFVHNCGMMAIKTPFNGDKLEGKLKKIRLDLEAAIPTGFNENKEVEKTVTNWQSWRDFKDLHPGVQDLQSKAMKQMGSLGGGNHFIEVCLDTENQVWLMLHSGSRHIGNNLAQCHINTAKNLAKMANNTLPDPDLAYFVANTPEFQAYWHDLQWAQDYARVNREVMMARFKHIIEKHLAGGKSIKPLLEVNCHHNYAEKEVHFGEDVYVTRKGAVRAEKDDYGIIPGSMGAKSYIVKGKGCANSFCSCSHGAGRLLSRNKAKNVYTLDDLIEQTKGVECRKDEGVLDEIPGAYKPIDEVMKNQDDLVEVVATLKQVVCVKG from the coding sequence ATGCCCTACGAAGAACTAGAACTTTCCACGCCATCACCTGTCCTGTCTTGGGCAAACCACCCATTAGGGACAGAAGAAACCAAGATGGCAAAAAATGTAGCATCACTGCCATTTGTATTTAAACACGTAGCATTGATGCCAGACGTTCATTTAGGTAAAGGAGCCTTAGTGGGTTCAGTCCTTGCCACAAAAGAAGCAATTATCCCAGCTGCTGTCGGGGTGGATATTGGCTGCTTTGTAGGTGAGACTCTTATTCCTCTGGTCGATGGTAAATTGTATTCTATAAAAGATTTAGCTGAACGTAATGAAGAGTTTATAGTTTACTCATGTACCTCTACTGGAAAAGTCGTAGCAGCTAAGGCAAAAGCAAGGTTAACAAGACGTAATGCTCCTCTTGTAAAAGTGATTTTGGACAATGGTGAAGAAATTATCTGCACCCCAGATCACCAATTTATGCTTAGAGATGGAAACTATGAGGAAGCACAGCATCTTCAATCTGGAACATCCTTGATGCCGTTCTACTCAAAAACTGACAAAGATGGTTATACCTTAGTCTCTCAACCGTACTCCGGTAGATGGCAAAAAGCACATTGGATTATTGCTAGATCGGGTTTGCTAGGAAAAGTCCCTAGATTTGAAGAACAAAGAACAGTTATTCATCATCAAAATTTTAATGAATCAGATAACCGACCTGAGAATTTGAAGTTTATGGGCGATCGCGACCATTGCGCCTATCATCGTAGCTTAGTTGAACGTAACCAGCACTGGCAATCTCCAGAGTTTGAACAAAAACGATTGGCAGCACTTGCCGGAAAAGCAGCAACACAAGCAGGATACGAGTATTACGCTGCTAGAGGAACTCGAAATATCCTGAATTATATGCAGCAAAAGTCAGAACACTTTCAGCAAGCAGTTGCTGGTAATGGCAAGCGCGGTCAGCATTATTTAGTGCAATACAACCAAAGTGACAAGGGAAGAAAGAAATCTCAGGAAATCGCCAATCGATACTATACCTGCGACATTTGTAATGCACAAATCAAGACTCCAATTGGTTTACACAATCATAGAAAAAAAGAACATCAATGCGATCGCAAAGTTTTAGCAGTTCTATCTTTAGACTACACACAAAATGTTTATTGCCTTACAGTACCTGAATATCATAATTTTGCTTTAAAAGCAGGTGTCTTTGTTCACAATTGTGGTATGATGGCGATAAAAACACCATTCAATGGTGACAAACTAGAAGGAAAACTAAAAAAAATTCGCTTGGATCTTGAAGCAGCTATTCCAACTGGTTTTAACGAAAATAAAGAGGTTGAAAAAACTGTTACCAACTGGCAAAGCTGGCGCGACTTTAAAGACTTGCATCCAGGAGTGCAAGATTTACAAAGTAAAGCGATGAAACAAATGGGTTCTCTTGGGGGTGGAAATCATTTTATAGAAGTTTGCCTCGATACAGAGAACCAAGTTTGGTTGATGTTACATTCTGGTTCGCGCCACATTGGCAATAATCTGGCTCAGTGCCACATTAACACTGCCAAAAACCTAGCAAAAATGGCAAACAATACATTGCCAGATCCAGATTTAGCCTATTTTGTAGCTAATACACCAGAATTCCAAGCATACTGGCACGATTTGCAATGGGCGCAGGACTATGCACGTGTCAATCGTGAGGTAATGATGGCACGTTTCAAGCACATTATTGAAAAACATTTAGCAGGTGGTAAATCCATTAAACCTTTATTAGAAGTCAATTGCCATCACAATTATGCTGAAAAAGAAGTGCATTTTGGCGAGGATGTATACGTCACTCGTAAAGGTGCAGTGCGTGCAGAGAAAGACGACTATGGCATTATACCCGGTTCAATGGGAGCAAAATCCTACATTGTTAAAGGCAAAGGTTGTGCCAATAGTTTTTGTTCTTGCTCTCATGGTGCAGGGCGTTTGCTATCTCGAAATAAGGCCAAGAATGTCTACACTCTTGACGATCTCATTGAGCAAACCAAAGGTGTAGAGTGTCGTAAAGATGAAGGTGTTTTGGATGAAATTCCAGGTGCTTACAAGCCTATAGATGAGGTGATGAAGAATCAAGACGATTTGGTGGAAGTTGTGGCAACTCTCAAACAAGTTGTTTGTGTAAAAGGTTAG
- a CDS encoding SDR family oxidoreductase: MKAFVTGSTGLLGNNLVRLLLQQGYSVKALVRSSAKASQVLSGLNVTLVKGDLLDIDSFANELSGCDVLFHTAAYFREYYQPGNHWQTLKDLNVNGTIKLLTEAEKQGIKKVIYVSSAGPLGMKESGEPGDESTPPAPEAFKNLYFKSKVLAENAIYEFLKQHSLPVVFILPGWMFGPGDAAPTAGGQLVLDYLNRKIPGIIDGGTCMVDARDVAQAMIHAVESGKGGERYIVGGQYYDFKALFHTLEKVSHVPSPKRQLPYSLTLILARFSDMYARLTHSKSVLPLDGIRIMYLKSQVSSAKAIEELGASFRPMEETLQDVIEWYRKHY, translated from the coding sequence ATGAAAGCATTTGTCACTGGTAGTACTGGGTTACTTGGTAACAATTTAGTGCGCTTACTATTACAACAAGGCTATTCTGTAAAAGCCTTAGTTCGTTCTTCAGCAAAAGCATCTCAAGTACTTTCTGGATTAAATGTTACTCTAGTGAAGGGCGATCTGCTGGATATTGATAGCTTTGCCAATGAATTATCTGGATGTGATGTTTTGTTCCATACAGCTGCTTATTTTCGAGAATATTATCAACCTGGCAATCACTGGCAAACGCTAAAAGATCTTAATGTCAATGGCACAATTAAATTGCTAACTGAGGCAGAAAAGCAAGGTATTAAAAAAGTCATTTATGTGAGTTCAGCAGGTCCTTTAGGAATGAAAGAGAGTGGTGAACCGGGTGACGAGTCTACCCCACCCGCTCCGGAAGCATTTAAAAATCTTTACTTTAAGAGCAAGGTGTTAGCAGAGAATGCAATTTATGAATTTCTCAAACAGCATTCTTTACCAGTTGTTTTCATCTTACCAGGATGGATGTTTGGACCGGGAGATGCGGCTCCAACAGCAGGCGGTCAACTCGTGCTAGATTATCTCAATCGAAAAATCCCCGGTATTATAGACGGTGGAACCTGTATGGTAGACGCACGGGATGTAGCACAAGCAATGATTCATGCGGTAGAGAGCGGTAAGGGTGGCGAGCGTTACATAGTAGGCGGACAATATTATGATTTCAAAGCTCTGTTTCACACTCTAGAAAAAGTGAGCCATGTTCCCTCTCCCAAACGCCAGCTACCCTACAGTTTAACCTTGATTCTTGCCAGGTTTTCTGATATGTATGCTCGATTGACTCATAGCAAATCAGTACTTCCTCTTGATGGGATTCGCATTATGTATTTGAAAAGCCAAGTTTCATCTGCAAAGGCAATAGAAGAATTAGGAGCAAGTTTTCGACCAATGGAAGAAACATTGCAAGATGTTATTGAGTGGTATCGAAAACATTATTAG
- a CDS encoding UPF0175 family protein codes for MSQFIQPINLQISPSSLNQGEQAIRQELALQLYVQNIFTFSQARQLANLSVWEFQKLLGQNKIERHYNEADLAQDLEIKVKLASRSV; via the coding sequence ATGAGTCAATTTATTCAACCAATAAACTTGCAAATATCACCTAGTTCGTTAAATCAAGGCGAACAAGCTATTCGCCAGGAATTAGCTTTACAACTGTACGTACAGAATATCTTTACCTTCAGTCAAGCACGTCAGTTAGCTAACTTGTCTGTATGGGAATTTCAGAAACTTTTGGGCCAAAACAAAATTGAACGTCATTACAATGAAGCAGATTTAGCTCAAGATCTTGAGATAAAAGTAAAACTCGCGTCACGTTCAGTCTAA
- a CDS encoding PadR family transcriptional regulator, giving the protein MSRENKSKYAILGLLSFGPKSGYDIKKKIETITGSFWTESYGQIYPILKRLVTEGLAIQSVEEQVGKPNRHIYTLTDKGLEELQHWLVEPVEPQVERIEILLKLFCGKQVSVADNIRHVQQFREMQQQLLQKYRAIEEDMKVKEAENLNFPYWMITVSYKFHATKALIAWCDETLARLNQMTQEALENSSE; this is encoded by the coding sequence ATGTCAAGAGAGAACAAAAGTAAGTACGCTATTTTGGGACTGCTCAGTTTTGGTCCTAAGTCCGGTTACGATATCAAAAAGAAGATAGAAACGATTACTGGAAGCTTTTGGACGGAAAGTTACGGGCAAATTTATCCCATCTTGAAACGACTAGTCACTGAAGGACTGGCAATTCAGTCAGTTGAGGAGCAAGTCGGTAAGCCCAACCGACATATCTACACGCTGACAGACAAAGGGCTTGAGGAGTTGCAACACTGGTTGGTAGAACCTGTTGAACCGCAGGTAGAGCGCATCGAGATTTTATTAAAGCTGTTCTGTGGAAAGCAGGTGAGCGTTGCTGACAATATTCGTCACGTGCAACAATTCAGAGAAATGCAACAACAACTCCTACAGAAGTACCGGGCGATTGAAGAAGATATGAAGGTGAAGGAGGCTGAAAATCTCAATTTTCCCTACTGGATGATAACTGTTAGCTACAAATTCCATGCTACAAAGGCTTTGATTGCTTGGTGTGATGAGACGTTGGCTAGATTAAACCAGATGACACAGGAAGCATTGGAAAACAGTAGTGAGTAA
- a CDS encoding class I SAM-dependent methyltransferase, with protein sequence MLDNTQLNKYKQQLVADFNSRTDYDRGRFYAPVADRLIEFARVQSGQTVLDVATGTGLVALAAAKKVGIEGKVIGVDISTGMLEQARQKQINLGLQNVEFLEADVEIVEFSDRCFDVIFCSLAICYLTDISAALEKWHSWLKLNGTLALNVWAEKAFPPSVLFREVAKRYGIKIANPNEPLGTLKKCYYFLHKAGFQNIEVIQEQFGWYFTPDSNAAEELWQINSKNVFGYQVFELSADELNRCKAEYIAEVQALPTTEQGTWCDASIFFVTAIP encoded by the coding sequence ATGCTTGATAATACACAGTTAAATAAATACAAGCAGCAATTGGTTGCTGACTTCAATTCTCGAACTGATTATGACCGAGGTAGGTTCTATGCTCCTGTTGCCGATCGCTTGATTGAATTTGCCCGAGTTCAATCGGGACAAACTGTCTTGGATGTAGCCACGGGAACTGGTTTAGTTGCACTGGCTGCTGCTAAAAAAGTAGGTATTGAAGGGAAAGTCATTGGTGTGGATATTTCCACTGGAATGCTAGAGCAAGCAAGACAAAAGCAAATTAATTTGGGTTTACAAAATGTAGAATTTCTGGAAGCAGATGTAGAAATTGTAGAATTTAGCGATCGCTGTTTTGATGTTATATTTTGTTCTTTAGCAATTTGTTATTTAACTGACATTTCTGCTGCTTTAGAAAAATGGCACAGTTGGCTTAAACTCAATGGAACTTTAGCATTGAATGTTTGGGCTGAAAAAGCTTTTCCCCCATCAGTTTTGTTTAGAGAAGTCGCCAAAAGATATGGTATAAAAATTGCCAACCCTAACGAACCTCTTGGAACGCTAAAAAAGTGCTATTATTTCCTACATAAAGCGGGATTTCAAAATATTGAAGTGATACAAGAGCAGTTTGGTTGGTACTTCACCCCTGACTCTAACGCGGCTGAAGAATTATGGCAAATTAATTCCAAGAATGTTTTTGGCTATCAAGTTTTTGAACTTTCAGCAGATGAGTTAAATCGGTGCAAGGCGGAATATATTGCGGAAGTTCAGGCATTACCGACGACAGAACAAGGTACTTGGTGTGATGCTTCTATCTTTTTTGTCACAGCTATTCCCTAG
- a CDS encoding Uma2 family endonuclease, with translation MVQVPTQKLTLEEFLKLPETKPASEYIDGEILQKPMPQGKHSKLQSKLVTTINNIVEEQKIALALPELRCTFGGRAIVPDVVVFAWERIPLDENGDIANVFAAAPDWVIEILSPEQSQTKVTGKILHCLKYGSKLGWLVDPVEKSVLVYPPGQQPELLEQPEDVLPVPDLMKDVHLTVGNLFGWLKLDKAIA, from the coding sequence ATGGTACAAGTACCAACGCAAAAACTAACCTTGGAAGAGTTTTTGAAACTGCCAGAAACAAAACCTGCAAGTGAGTACATTGATGGTGAAATTCTTCAAAAACCTATGCCCCAAGGCAAGCACAGCAAGTTACAAAGTAAACTAGTCACTACCATTAATAACATAGTAGAGGAGCAGAAAATTGCGCTTGCCTTACCAGAATTAAGATGTACCTTTGGTGGGCGAGCGATCGTTCCAGATGTAGTGGTATTTGCTTGGGAAAGAATTCCCCTTGATGAAAATGGGGATATTGCTAATGTATTCGCAGCTGCACCAGACTGGGTGATTGAGATTCTCTCACCAGAGCAAAGCCAAACTAAAGTGACTGGAAAGATATTACACTGCTTAAAATATGGCAGCAAATTAGGTTGGCTGGTCGATCCTGTTGAAAAGTCAGTGCTAGTTTATCCCCCAGGACAGCAACCGGAACTCTTAGAGCAACCAGAGGATGTTTTACCTGTTCCAGATTTAATGAAAGATGTCCACTTAACAGTGGGAAATCTGTTCGGATGGTTGAAATTAGACAAAGCTATTGCATAG
- a CDS encoding Uma2 family endonuclease, with protein MSEIFTEIDIPPQFPDHTQLPESDGTFVKNFQEHPQCLILTDSIAPVLQQLHPDGQYCIGQDCGIYWRETEPPEKGAEAPDWFYVPGVPPMLDGIIRRSYVLWREYIPPLIAIELASGNGDEERDTTPLLLARQEGTKPGKFWVYQQIIRIPYYAIYEINNAKLEVYHLVDFSYQKLQPNEQGRYLIQPLGVELGLWRGVYLNNPEQFWLRWWETNGNLLLIGNEAAEQERQRTEQERQRAEQERQRAEQERQRSLAAERRAAQLAERLRAMGIDPDEVG; from the coding sequence ATGAGTGAAATATTTACTGAAATTGATATACCACCTCAGTTTCCCGATCATACTCAATTACCGGAGTCGGATGGTACGTTTGTGAAAAATTTCCAAGAACATCCTCAATGTCTGATTTTGACTGACTCCATAGCTCCTGTTCTGCAACAACTGCACCCAGATGGACAGTACTGCATTGGTCAAGACTGTGGTATATATTGGCGAGAGACTGAACCACCCGAAAAAGGAGCAGAAGCACCAGATTGGTTTTACGTACCCGGTGTACCGCCAATGCTTGATGGCATAATTCGTCGTTCCTACGTTTTATGGAGAGAATACATCCCCCCACTTATTGCGATAGAACTAGCGAGTGGCAATGGCGATGAGGAACGAGATACAACTCCTCTACTCCTCGCTCGTCAAGAAGGTACAAAGCCGGGTAAATTCTGGGTATATCAACAAATTATCAGAATTCCTTACTACGCTATTTATGAAATCAATAATGCCAAGCTGGAGGTTTATCACTTGGTAGATTTTTCATACCAAAAGCTGCAACCTAACGAGCAAGGAAGATACTTAATTCAACCTTTGGGGGTGGAACTGGGGTTATGGCGGGGAGTTTACCTGAATAATCCAGAGCAATTCTGGTTGCGCTGGTGGGAGACAAATGGTAACCTGTTGCTAATTGGTAATGAAGCTGCTGAGCAAGAAAGGCAGAGGACTGAGCAAGAAAGACAGAGGGCTGAGCAAGAAAGACAGAGGGCTGAGCAAGAAAGACAAAGATCTCTTGCTGCAGAGCGAAGAGCAGCACAACTTGCAGAACGGTTACGAGCAATGGGTATTGACCCAGATGAGGTAGGGTAA
- a CDS encoding HAD family hydrolase, producing the protein MSLKAILFDFNGVIINDESIHEQLIEQLLIEENLTIKPGEYRKICLGRSDRSCVKELLAKRGRVVSDTYLTQLLNRKAESYVREIEKIEKLPLYPGLDDLLFQGRSRNLKIGIVSGAIRKEIDLILNRTKLAQHFHAIVAGDDVTTSKPDPQGYLLAVKRLNQVYLDLNLMPEECLAIEDTFAGIQAAKQAGMQVVGVAHTYPFHMLQRQANWTVDYLSDLELERVQEVYAQKAS; encoded by the coding sequence ATGAGTCTAAAGGCGATTCTGTTTGACTTTAATGGTGTCATCATTAATGATGAATCCATTCACGAGCAACTCATAGAGCAACTTTTGATTGAAGAAAACCTGACGATCAAACCAGGTGAGTACCGCAAAATTTGTTTGGGGCGTAGCGATCGCTCTTGCGTAAAAGAATTGCTCGCCAAACGAGGGCGTGTAGTGAGTGACACCTATCTCACTCAGTTGCTTAATCGTAAAGCAGAAAGTTATGTTCGAGAGATAGAAAAAATTGAAAAGCTACCTCTCTATCCTGGTTTAGACGACTTACTCTTTCAAGGGCGATCGCGTAACTTAAAAATAGGAATCGTCAGTGGCGCTATTCGTAAAGAAATAGACCTAATACTGAATCGTACCAAGCTAGCCCAACATTTTCATGCGATCGTTGCAGGTGATGACGTTACCACCAGCAAACCAGATCCACAAGGTTATTTGCTTGCAGTAAAACGCCTCAACCAAGTGTATCTCGATTTAAACCTTATGCCAGAAGAATGTTTGGCAATAGAAGATACCTTTGCTGGCATACAAGCGGCAAAACAAGCGGGGATGCAAGTCGTTGGAGTAGCACATACTTATCCCTTCCACATGCTACAGCGTCAAGCTAACTGGACTGTAGATTACCTTAGCGATTTAGAACTTGAACGGGTTCAAGAAGTTTACGCGCAGAAAGCGAGTTAA
- a CDS encoding class I SAM-dependent methyltransferase codes for MAVRQDTIWERFLSPVVRLLIDEQGLQRYAESVDWEKESDRYRRADVAIPPYYSSQNFHGVKRGYLNPSAAVSYDPITQYVLVPGETVVRQALIDAIQVQPRRILDLGCGTGSTTLMLKQAFPQAEVLGLDLSPYMLVRASHKAQNAGLEITWRHGNAEKTSFPDASFDLVTASLLFHETPTAVSQTILQEAFRLLVSGGQVLILDGNQKTIRQLDWLNNVFEEPYIQEYAAASIDAWMGAAGFGSVQTQDVWWINQVTSGVKPILSGDRTVQRNATRYTPTQGDTTVDNGELQGFPSPAF; via the coding sequence ATGGCAGTTCGTCAAGACACTATTTGGGAACGCTTTTTATCCCCTGTGGTACGTCTCCTAATTGATGAACAGGGGTTGCAGCGATATGCGGAAAGTGTTGATTGGGAAAAAGAAAGCGATCGCTACCGACGTGCTGATGTGGCAATTCCCCCATACTACAGCAGTCAAAACTTTCACGGAGTTAAGCGCGGATATCTGAACCCAAGCGCTGCTGTTTCTTACGACCCCATCACCCAATACGTTTTAGTACCCGGTGAAACCGTTGTCCGTCAGGCATTAATTGATGCAATTCAGGTACAACCGCGAAGAATTTTAGATTTGGGTTGCGGGACGGGTTCTACAACATTAATGTTAAAGCAGGCATTCCCTCAAGCAGAAGTTTTAGGTTTGGATTTATCACCTTATATGCTTGTGAGGGCTTCACACAAAGCCCAAAACGCTGGTTTGGAAATTACCTGGCGACATGGCAATGCTGAGAAAACTAGTTTTCCAGATGCTTCCTTTGACTTGGTAACAGCTTCTTTGTTATTCCACGAAACACCAACAGCAGTCTCTCAGACAATTTTACAGGAAGCTTTCCGGTTACTAGTCTCTGGGGGACAAGTACTGATTTTGGATGGTAATCAAAAAACTATCCGCCAGTTGGACTGGCTGAACAATGTTTTTGAGGAACCGTACATTCAGGAATATGCAGCCGCAAGCATTGATGCTTGGATGGGTGCTGCTGGATTTGGCTCTGTACAAACTCAGGATGTCTGGTGGATCAATCAAGTGACAAGCGGAGTCAAGCCGATTCTGTCTGGCGATCGCACTGTCCAAAGAAATGCCACGCGTTACACTCCTACACAAGGGGACACCACAGTAGATAATGGAGAGTTGCAAGGATTTCCATCACCAGCTTTTTAA
- a CDS encoding transketolase C-terminal domain-containing protein — translation MTTAVAASFPVNLSAYKKIALDPSNPTLTGEQRETLKANIQLCRDAIVFFTATGAARGVGGHTGGAYDTVPEVVILDAFFRGAPDKFVPIFFDEAGHRVATQYLMAVLHGELDAESLVHYREAHSKLPGHPELGLTPGVKFSSGRLGHVWPYINGVALANPNKVVVCLGSDGSQQEGNDAEAARLAVAQNLNVKLIIDDNDVTIAGHPSDYLPGFSVAKTLEGHGLSVNEGDGEDLDDLYRRLCAAVTQSGPVALVNKRKMAVGIEGIEGSTHGHDVIPVDKAIAYLEKRGLTEAVNYLKSIPKPKQSYTFLGVSDKWGSNRNVFGEAVVSVLSRLSETERKEKVLCIDSDLEGSCGLKKIHDTYPEIFVSSGIMERGNFSAAAGFGMAKGKQGIFGTFSAFLEMCISEITMARLNYSNVLCHFSHSGIDDMADNTCHFGLNNMFADNGLDDGYETRLYFPADAAQMTACVNAVFFDPGLRFIFSTRSKVPHILDANGKELFGEGYTFVPGKDEVVREGTAGYIVSYGDGLYRSLDAVERLKQQGIDVGLINKPTLNVVDEETLAKIGAAPFVLVVESMSRRNGLGIRFGTWLLERGFTPKFAHLGTHHEGCGGLWEQFPHQGIDPDGIISKVKSLIG, via the coding sequence ATGACTACTGCTGTAGCTGCTAGCTTTCCCGTTAATCTTAGCGCGTACAAAAAAATAGCACTAGACCCAAGCAATCCTACCCTGACTGGCGAGCAACGAGAAACACTCAAAGCTAACATTCAGCTTTGTCGCGATGCAATTGTTTTCTTCACTGCTACAGGTGCTGCTAGAGGTGTAGGCGGACACACAGGTGGTGCTTACGATACAGTACCAGAAGTAGTCATTCTTGATGCCTTCTTCCGAGGCGCACCTGATAAATTTGTCCCTATCTTCTTTGATGAAGCAGGACACCGCGTTGCTACCCAATATCTGATGGCGGTTTTGCACGGCGAGTTGGATGCGGAAAGCCTCGTTCATTATCGCGAAGCTCATTCAAAATTGCCCGGACACCCCGAACTTGGCTTAACACCTGGTGTTAAATTTAGTTCCGGACGTTTGGGACACGTTTGGCCTTACATTAATGGTGTGGCATTAGCTAATCCCAACAAAGTTGTCGTCTGCTTGGGTTCAGATGGTTCGCAGCAGGAAGGCAATGATGCAGAAGCAGCACGTTTGGCAGTAGCTCAAAATCTGAACGTCAAACTCATTATTGATGATAATGATGTCACCATTGCCGGACATCCTTCAGATTATCTACCTGGTTTTAGCGTTGCTAAAACACTTGAAGGTCACGGCTTGAGTGTCAATGAGGGTGATGGGGAAGACTTAGACGATCTGTACCGCCGCCTTTGTGCAGCAGTAACACAGTCGGGACCTGTTGCTTTAGTCAACAAGCGGAAGATGGCAGTGGGAATTGAAGGTATCGAAGGCTCAACCCACGGTCATGATGTGATTCCTGTAGATAAAGCGATCGCGTACTTAGAAAAGCGTGGATTAACTGAAGCAGTCAACTACCTCAAGAGCATACCCAAGCCCAAGCAAAGCTACACATTCCTTGGAGTCAGCGACAAATGGGGTTCCAACCGGAACGTATTTGGTGAAGCAGTCGTTTCCGTTCTCAGCCGCTTGAGTGAAACTGAACGTAAGGAAAAGGTATTGTGTATCGATAGCGACCTTGAAGGTTCCTGCGGCTTGAAGAAGATTCACGATACATACCCAGAAATCTTCGTCAGTTCTGGAATTATGGAAAGAGGAAACTTCTCCGCCGCCGCCGGATTTGGGATGGCAAAAGGAAAGCAAGGTATCTTCGGTACCTTCAGCGCCTTTTTAGAAATGTGTATTTCCGAAATCACAATGGCGCGGTTGAACTATTCCAATGTTTTGTGTCACTTCTCCCACTCCGGAATCGATGACATGGCAGATAATACCTGTCACTTCGGCTTAAACAATATGTTTGCCGATAATGGATTGGATGATGGTTACGAAACACGACTTTACTTCCCTGCAGATGCTGCTCAAATGACGGCGTGTGTTAATGCAGTCTTTTTCGATCCGGGTTTGCGGTTTATCTTCTCCACCCGTTCCAAAGTTCCCCACATTCTTGATGCTAATGGCAAAGAGTTGTTTGGCGAAGGTTACACCTTTGTTCCTGGCAAAGATGAAGTTGTACGGGAAGGAACTGCAGGTTATATCGTCAGCTATGGCGATGGATTGTATCGCTCTCTTGATGCAGTGGAACGTCTCAAGCAGCAAGGAATTGATGTTGGTTTAATCAACAAACCCACACTCAATGTTGTAGATGAAGAAACCCTGGCAAAAATCGGTGCAGCACCTTTTGTACTGGTTGTAGAATCCATGAGCCGTCGCAACGGGTTGGGTATCCGCTTTGGAACTTGGTTGCTTGAGCGTGGATTTACACCCAAGTTCGCTCACCTCGGAACTCATCATGAGGGTTGCGGTGGTCTTTGGGAACAGTTCCCCCATCAAGGAATTGACCCCGATGGCATTATCAGTAAGGTCAAGTCATTGATAGGCTAA